Proteins encoded by one window of Streptococcus suis S735:
- a CDS encoding M14 family zinc carboxypeptidase, protein MKLSYKKRLLNQVLLASTVLLAASLAQGTVFANTEEIPPTTNETVTPLPEETPITKTSTSEATDNLVEGKETEKQTEEIADTSPASVSTEEETTSSEPNAEETTLRTANNDNQNTTEEKPAVPTIDTITLETKTVYLSEAVTITESVTLPDTTEKIEWILDGKPISEWKTWNLKEGDFTGDTFITVEESRQDNQLHLNIQLAALFGEDLSKRTPSNIRRTYRHFIKDMLLEGTSADGNLIISKTLHFRPYEAYRTHEEMLTEIEETKNNAATDRLVRIESIGQSAEGRDIKMAVVAKNQASIDKYLTETTPLMLTQPDQMLKQLQAGTFDYRLPILINNTHADEQPGIDVVTSLFKEFAQKDTITFPSTDADGNPVTLHLKVTDLLDKFIFLFNFTENPDGDVKNLRSLVNGLDPNRDTGFQVNPETQAIVRQIHKWNPISVLDIHGFVSGFLIEPATPPHDPNFEYDLLADIMLEKAHEMGRAGIANSKYERYTIPKVHWGDGWDDSFSGYTAVYAMYHGILGHTIEIPEGNQESFKAGFFAVLGGVHNMATKPDSLMEMRLKYYSRGVNKVEDPKAESELVGPDGAVVGRVKKDQPKFFPDYYVIPMTLDKHNDMQEAFKMIEYFNRNGVVVKELTEDVGNFRKGDLVVDMAQAKRGFANHVLYAGSDESAWGAMYAELVVNFPDMKGFSAKAVFEENTFSGKLGSITWTKAPRTTEIDFKAPYYVVANTSESAVQAINQAIKSGAKVYLTDDGYIMETNQFSHLLDTYALYGEPLYKKPLGQELKAMKVYAPSHSYSWAGDFAILANAALAVERMGFEIVNSADEADAIILESDQFDASVFGKKPIIIVGGVAMQKLEELGILAGFNAEQFTDGGDYEGLMRAIIDDKDPLTSGYAMNGLFYSNSGNWIEGIPEGFKTLVKIADKDYYIAGWWPGHDKLANKIVAIAGNYQDQPVFIYAGNPTNKVHPVHFFRWVSNALFGSQLASLEDLPAVEILVPQPEMPKNILDEAPKTTTVVHTTKSTEAKQLPQTGEKTNYIAIALGSLLLGSIALRRKERS, encoded by the coding sequence ATGAAACTTTCATATAAGAAAAGGCTGTTGAATCAAGTCCTACTTGCCTCAACAGTTCTTTTAGCTGCATCTCTCGCTCAGGGAACGGTCTTCGCAAATACAGAGGAGATACCACCTACTACTAATGAAACAGTGACTCCACTGCCTGAAGAGACTCCTATTACGAAGACTAGCACAAGCGAAGCTACAGATAATCTTGTAGAAGGGAAGGAGACAGAAAAACAAACTGAAGAAATAGCAGATACTTCTCCTGCATCTGTTTCCACAGAAGAAGAGACAACATCTTCCGAGCCAAATGCCGAGGAAACTACGCTCAGAACAGCTAATAATGATAATCAGAATACTACAGAAGAAAAACCTGCCGTACCGACTATTGATACAATTACACTCGAAACAAAAACTGTCTATCTATCGGAAGCAGTCACTATCACAGAATCCGTCACTCTTCCAGATACGACTGAAAAAATAGAATGGATATTGGATGGAAAGCCTATTTCCGAATGGAAAACCTGGAATTTGAAAGAGGGAGATTTCACAGGCGATACATTTATCACAGTAGAAGAAAGCAGACAGGATAACCAACTTCATTTGAATATCCAGCTCGCAGCTCTCTTTGGAGAAGATTTGAGTAAACGGACACCGAGTAATATTCGCCGTACCTATCGACATTTTATAAAAGATATGCTGTTGGAAGGTACTAGTGCCGATGGAAACCTGATAATTTCAAAAACTCTTCATTTCCGTCCTTATGAAGCCTACCGTACACATGAGGAAATGTTGACAGAGATTGAGGAAACGAAAAATAATGCTGCGACCGACCGCCTAGTAAGGATTGAGTCAATTGGTCAATCAGCTGAAGGTAGAGATATTAAAATGGCTGTTGTAGCTAAAAATCAAGCAAGTATTGATAAATATCTTACTGAAACAACACCGCTCATGCTGACCCAACCCGACCAGATGCTGAAACAGTTGCAAGCTGGAACCTTCGACTATAGATTACCTATTCTCATCAACAATACTCATGCTGACGAACAACCCGGCATAGATGTGGTAACTAGCCTATTCAAAGAATTTGCACAAAAAGATACCATCACCTTCCCATCTACAGATGCCGATGGAAATCCTGTTACTCTTCATTTAAAAGTGACAGATTTGTTAGATAAATTTATCTTCTTGTTCAATTTCACAGAAAATCCTGATGGCGATGTTAAAAACTTGCGTTCACTAGTAAATGGTTTGGACCCTAACCGTGATACTGGTTTCCAAGTGAATCCAGAAACACAAGCCATCGTCCGTCAAATCCACAAATGGAATCCAATATCTGTTTTAGATATTCATGGCTTTGTATCTGGATTTCTCATCGAGCCTGCCACTCCGCCACATGACCCGAACTTTGAATATGATTTACTAGCCGATATTATGCTGGAAAAAGCTCATGAAATGGGCCGAGCAGGTATTGCAAATTCTAAATATGAACGCTACACCATCCCTAAAGTCCACTGGGGAGATGGTTGGGACGATTCCTTCTCAGGCTATACAGCGGTGTATGCAATGTATCACGGCATTCTTGGACACACGATTGAAATTCCAGAAGGAAATCAAGAATCATTCAAGGCGGGATTCTTTGCTGTTTTGGGCGGTGTTCACAATATGGCAACCAAGCCAGACAGTCTTATGGAAATGCGCCTCAAATACTATTCTCGCGGTGTCAATAAGGTAGAAGATCCAAAAGCAGAGTCTGAACTAGTCGGACCAGACGGAGCTGTTGTCGGACGTGTCAAAAAAGACCAGCCAAAATTCTTCCCAGACTACTATGTGATTCCTATGACGCTCGATAAACACAACGATATGCAAGAAGCATTTAAGATGATTGAATATTTCAATCGTAATGGGGTTGTTGTCAAGGAATTAACTGAAGATGTTGGAAACTTCCGCAAGGGCGACCTAGTTGTCGATATGGCTCAAGCCAAACGAGGATTCGCTAACCATGTCCTCTACGCTGGTTCTGATGAATCTGCTTGGGGAGCCATGTATGCTGAATTGGTGGTCAACTTCCCAGATATGAAAGGCTTTAGCGCCAAGGCTGTATTTGAAGAAAACACCTTTAGCGGCAAATTAGGTAGCATCACATGGACAAAAGCTCCACGTACTACGGAAATTGATTTCAAAGCGCCTTATTATGTCGTTGCAAACACCTCTGAAAGCGCCGTTCAGGCCATTAATCAAGCCATCAAATCAGGCGCTAAGGTCTACCTTACAGACGATGGCTACATCATGGAAACTAACCAATTTAGTCACTTACTGGACACCTATGCTCTATACGGCGAGCCTCTCTATAAGAAGCCTCTTGGACAAGAATTGAAAGCAATGAAGGTGTACGCTCCTTCTCACTCTTATAGTTGGGCAGGCGACTTTGCCATTCTTGCAAATGCTGCACTTGCGGTAGAACGAATGGGCTTTGAAATTGTCAATAGCGCAGATGAGGCTGATGCTATCATTCTCGAATCAGACCAATTCGATGCCAGTGTATTTGGTAAGAAACCAATTATCATCGTAGGTGGTGTCGCCATGCAAAAACTGGAGGAATTAGGAATCTTAGCAGGTTTCAATGCGGAACAATTTACAGATGGTGGTGACTATGAAGGTCTCATGCGGGCTATTATTGATGATAAAGATCCATTAACAAGTGGCTACGCCATGAATGGACTTTTCTATTCCAACTCCGGTAATTGGATTGAAGGCATTCCTGAAGGATTTAAAACGCTTGTTAAAATCGCTGATAAAGATTATTATATCGCAGGTTGGTGGCCTGGTCATGACAAATTAGCCAATAAAATTGTCGCCATCGCTGGAAATTATCAAGACCAACCTGTCTTTATCTATGCAGGTAATCCAACAAACAAGGTCCACCCTGTTCACTTCTTCCGTTGGGTGTCCAACGCCCTATTTGGTAGTCAATTAGCAAGCTTAGAAGACTTACCAGCTGTAGAAATTCTTGTACCACAACCTGAAATGCCAAAAAATATTCTGGATGAGGCGCCAAAAACTACTACAGTAGTACATACCACCAAGTCTACCGAGGCAAAACAACTACCTCAAACAGGTGAAAAAACAAACTATATAGCTATCGCATTAGGTAGCCTACTTCTAGGCAGTATCGCCTTACGTAGAAAAGAGCGTAGCTAG
- a CDS encoding SDR family NAD(P)-dependent oxidoreductase has protein sequence MRTILITGASGGLVQEMVPLLKDDFLILLGRDVAKIEQLYAYHEKKAVFDVDIRDEIALTAFFDELDSQFGQIDILVNNAGYAIYDDFENFSSQQVQAMFDINTFALMTMCRLVGKRMKARRSGQIINIISMSGLIASAKSSVYSATKFAAMGFSNTIRLELAQYGVTVTTVNPGPIATSFFDQADPDGSYQESVKAFLLQPDYVAKKIVSAMGTKKRDINLPWSLAAAHKLYTLFPRIADYLASTVFNLK, from the coding sequence ATGAGAACCATTCTAATCACAGGTGCCTCTGGTGGTTTGGTACAGGAAATGGTGCCATTGCTGAAAGATGATTTTTTGATTTTACTAGGTCGTGATGTGGCAAAAATTGAGCAGCTCTATGCTTACCATGAAAAAAAGGCTGTCTTTGATGTAGACATCCGAGACGAAATAGCTCTGACGGCATTTTTTGATGAACTGGATAGTCAGTTTGGTCAGATTGATATTCTAGTCAATAATGCAGGCTATGCCATTTACGATGATTTTGAGAATTTTTCCAGCCAGCAGGTGCAGGCCATGTTTGATATCAATACTTTTGCTCTGATGACCATGTGCCGTTTAGTAGGTAAACGAATGAAGGCAAGACGGAGCGGGCAGATTATCAATATCATTTCCATGTCAGGCTTGATTGCTTCAGCTAAGTCCTCGGTCTATTCAGCGACCAAGTTTGCGGCCATGGGTTTTTCTAATACCATTCGCTTGGAATTAGCCCAGTATGGTGTGACAGTTACAACGGTCAATCCAGGTCCAATCGCAACCAGCTTTTTCGATCAGGCTGACCCGGATGGAAGCTATCAAGAGAGCGTCAAGGCTTTCTTGCTGCAACCAGACTATGTTGCCAAGAAGATTGTTTCAGCTATGGGGACGAAGAAACGAGACATCAATCTGCCTTGGTCACTAGCAGCTGCTCATAAACTCTATACTCTCTTTCCAAGAATAGCAGACTACTTGGCCAGTACAGTATTTAATTTAAAATAA
- the rnz gene encoding ribonuclease Z, which translates to MQIQFLGTGAGQPSKARNVSSLALKLLDEINQVWLFDCGEGTQNRILETTIRPRKVAKIFITHLHGDHIFGLPGFLSSRSFQSSEEQTDIDIYGPVGIRSFVLASLKVSGTRLPYRIHFHEFDVDTVGQVLETDKFTVFAEKLDHTIPCVGYRVIQKDLEGTLDAEALRAAGVPFGPLFGKIKNGQNVTLEDGTEIIASDYISPPRPGKVVTILGDTRKCHASVRLAVNADVLVHEATYGKGDEKIARKHGHSTNMEAAQVAKDAGVKQLLLNHISPRFLSKDISQLRKDASTIFEQVHIVKDLEEIEL; encoded by the coding sequence ATGCAAATTCAATTTTTAGGTACGGGGGCTGGTCAGCCCTCCAAGGCTCGAAATGTATCCAGTTTGGCCTTGAAACTCTTGGATGAAATCAATCAGGTTTGGCTCTTTGACTGCGGTGAGGGCACTCAGAATCGGATTTTGGAAACGACCATTCGTCCACGCAAGGTGGCTAAAATCTTTATTACCCACCTGCACGGTGACCATATTTTTGGCTTGCCTGGTTTCCTGTCTAGCCGTTCTTTCCAGTCTAGCGAGGAGCAGACAGATATTGATATTTATGGACCTGTTGGTATCCGTTCTTTTGTCTTGGCAAGTCTTAAAGTATCAGGGACACGCCTACCTTATCGCATTCATTTTCATGAGTTTGATGTTGATACGGTAGGTCAGGTCCTAGAAACAGACAAATTCACGGTATTCGCTGAAAAGCTGGACCATACCATTCCTTGTGTCGGCTATCGTGTCATCCAGAAAGATTTGGAAGGGACATTGGATGCAGAGGCTCTGCGCGCGGCAGGTGTACCATTTGGTCCCCTATTCGGTAAAATCAAAAATGGTCAAAACGTGACGCTAGAAGATGGGACTGAAATTATCGCGAGTGACTATATTTCTCCTCCTCGGCCTGGTAAGGTAGTGACCATTCTTGGTGATACGCGCAAGTGCCATGCCAGTGTACGCTTGGCTGTTAATGCTGATGTGCTGGTGCATGAGGCGACTTACGGAAAAGGCGATGAGAAGATTGCTCGCAAGCACGGGCATTCGACCAATATGGAAGCCGCTCAGGTTGCCAAGGATGCAGGTGTCAAGCAGCTCTTGCTTAATCATATCAGTCCACGATTTTTATCCAAGGATATTAGTCAATTACGGAAAGATGCAAGTACTATTTTCGAGCAGGTTCATATTGTCAAAGATTTAGAGGAAATTGAGCTATGA
- a CDS encoding cystathionine beta-lyase gives MTDYLDLAIKYGGFTSLDKVYLARKLADMTDQQKLDFITPPPSVINAYFAEIYQKQGAEEATDYYLTLSQQLCLFPKEPSFAESKPFVRLNLSGKSFGFTYVSADGLAQVFSEVGEEVTDSLLFEIAQVFPHYVVFVEEGKIFMKVNPFEDAELEEVETDYLLTQVATGEGLVKISGFNQEEVLEVADGYAGQHYYVWSGRSAILYIKH, from the coding sequence ATGACGGATTATCTTGATTTGGCAATCAAATACGGTGGTTTTACCAGCCTGGACAAGGTCTATCTGGCTAGGAAATTGGCTGATATGACTGACCAACAAAAACTAGATTTTATCACGCCACCGCCTTCGGTTATCAATGCCTATTTTGCGGAAATCTACCAGAAACAAGGGGCAGAAGAGGCGACGGACTACTATCTCACTCTTTCTCAGCAGCTCTGCCTTTTTCCAAAAGAACCCAGCTTTGCTGAAAGCAAGCCCTTTGTCCGCCTGAATTTATCTGGTAAGTCTTTCGGATTTACCTATGTGTCGGCGGACGGTCTGGCCCAGGTTTTTTCGGAAGTAGGAGAGGAAGTGACGGATAGCTTGCTCTTTGAAATCGCCCAAGTCTTTCCCCACTATGTCGTCTTTGTGGAGGAGGGCAAGATTTTTATGAAAGTCAATCCCTTTGAGGACGCCGAGTTAGAGGAGGTTGAAACAGACTACCTTTTAACCCAGGTGGCAACCGGAGAAGGCTTGGTCAAGATTTCAGGCTTTAATCAGGAAGAAGTGCTGGAAGTGGCGGACGGCTATGCTGGTCAGCATTACTATGTCTGGTCGGGTCGCTCTGCAATTTTATATATAAAACATTAG
- the hflX gene encoding GTPase HflX, with translation MIETQKEQERALLVGVELQQTDNFDVSMEELASLAKTAGALVKGVYTQKREKYDSKTFVGSGKLDEIAQMVEADEIDTVIVNNRLTPRQNVNLEEILGVKVIDRMQLILDIFAMRARSHEGKLQVHLAQLKYMLPRLVGQGIMLSRQAGGIGSRGPGESQLELNRRSIRNQIHDIERQLKTVEKNRATVRERRLQSGVFKIGLIGYTNAGKSTIMNAMTDKRQYEADELFATLDATTKQINLADKFNVTLTDTVGFIQDLPTELISAFKSTLEESMNVDLLLHIIDASDPNHSEQEQVVLDILKDLDMLDIPRLALYNKLDKTDDSFTPSQFPHVMLSTKDENAKGHIQMMVLAKIKTMFERFEVRVPLAESYKLHDLATLALIENRTYEEDVEVVSGYIASSNKWKLEEFYDGLS, from the coding sequence ATGATTGAAACCCAGAAAGAACAAGAACGTGCCCTCCTGGTCGGAGTTGAATTGCAGCAGACAGATAATTTTGACGTGTCCATGGAAGAGTTGGCAAGCCTGGCTAAGACCGCTGGGGCCCTCGTCAAAGGAGTATATACGCAGAAGCGGGAGAAATATGACAGCAAGACTTTTGTCGGTTCTGGTAAGCTGGACGAAATTGCCCAGATGGTCGAAGCTGACGAGATTGATACTGTCATCGTCAACAATCGATTAACACCCCGCCAGAATGTCAATCTGGAAGAGATTTTAGGTGTCAAGGTCATCGACCGTATGCAGCTGATTTTGGATATTTTTGCCATGCGGGCACGGAGTCACGAAGGAAAACTGCAGGTCCACCTAGCCCAGCTCAAGTACATGTTGCCACGCTTGGTTGGACAGGGCATCATGCTCAGCCGTCAGGCAGGTGGTATCGGCTCTCGTGGACCAGGTGAAAGCCAGTTGGAGCTCAACCGTCGAAGCATTCGCAACCAGATTCATGACATTGAGCGCCAACTCAAAACAGTGGAGAAGAACCGAGCGACTGTCCGTGAACGCCGTTTGCAATCAGGCGTGTTCAAAATCGGCTTGATTGGCTATACCAACGCGGGTAAGTCCACTATTATGAATGCCATGACGGACAAGCGACAGTACGAGGCTGATGAACTTTTTGCCACACTAGATGCCACAACCAAGCAGATTAACTTGGCAGACAAATTTAATGTGACCTTGACCGATACGGTTGGTTTCATTCAGGACCTGCCGACTGAGTTGATTTCTGCCTTCAAGTCCACCTTGGAGGAGTCCATGAACGTGGATCTCTTGCTCCATATCATCGACGCCTCTGACCCCAATCACAGTGAGCAGGAGCAGGTGGTCTTGGACATTCTAAAAGACCTGGATATGCTGGACATTCCACGTCTAGCTCTCTACAACAAGCTGGACAAGACCGATGACAGCTTTACCCCCAGTCAGTTTCCTCATGTCATGCTGTCCACTAAGGATGAAAATGCCAAAGGCCATATTCAGATGATGGTCTTGGCCAAGATAAAGACCATGTTTGAACGATTTGAGGTCAGGGTGCCACTTGCTGAATCTTATAAATTGCATGATTTAGCTACTCTGGCTCTGATTGAAAATCGGACCTACGAAGAGGATGTGGAAGTGGTATCAGGCTATATCGCTTCCAGCAATAAATGGAAGTTGGAAGAATTTTATGACGGATTATCTTGA
- the miaA gene encoding tRNA (adenosine(37)-N6)-dimethylallyltransferase MiaA gives MKTKVIVVIGPTAVGKTALGIDLAQRYNGEIISGDSQQVYRKLDIGTAKASPEEQAAAVHHLIDVRDVTEGYSAYEFVAEAKALIADIKSRGKLPIIVGGTGLYIQSLLEGYHLGGLVDQEQVLAYRAELDCLSDEDLETMAEQAGLMVEGNSRRRIIRGLELKKFGENLENTESGYEPLYICLTDDRQVLYDRINQRVDKMMAAGLLDEVSWLYQEHPEAQAAMGIGYKEFFPYLEGQISLEEAIDKVKQNSRRFAKRQLTWFRNRMAVDFYQVSEEAVKDRIYTAVEEFLDD, from the coding sequence ATGAAAACTAAAGTTATTGTGGTCATAGGACCGACAGCGGTAGGAAAAACTGCCCTTGGCATAGACTTGGCCCAGCGCTACAATGGAGAAATTATCAGCGGTGATAGCCAGCAAGTCTATCGCAAACTGGATATTGGTACGGCAAAAGCTAGTCCTGAAGAGCAGGCTGCTGCGGTTCATCACTTGATTGATGTCCGAGATGTGACCGAGGGCTATTCGGCTTATGAATTTGTAGCAGAAGCCAAGGCTCTGATTGCTGACATTAAAAGTCGTGGCAAGTTGCCTATTATCGTGGGTGGGACAGGGCTTTACATTCAGAGCTTGCTTGAAGGCTACCATCTGGGCGGGCTGGTTGACCAGGAGCAGGTACTTGCTTATCGGGCGGAACTCGACTGCTTGTCTGACGAGGATTTGGAAACAATGGCAGAGCAGGCAGGTTTGATGGTCGAGGGAAACAGCCGACGGAGAATCATTCGTGGACTGGAATTGAAAAAATTTGGCGAAAACTTAGAAAATACAGAGTCAGGATATGAGCCTCTTTACATCTGCCTGACGGATGACAGACAGGTTCTTTACGACCGCATCAATCAGCGAGTGGATAAGATGATGGCGGCGGGCTTACTGGATGAAGTTAGCTGGCTCTACCAAGAACACCCAGAAGCTCAAGCTGCTATGGGAATTGGCTACAAGGAGTTTTTCCCCTACTTAGAAGGTCAAATCAGCCTAGAAGAAGCAATTGATAAGGTCAAACAAAATAGCCGCCGCTTTGCCAAACGCCAATTAACCTGGTTTAGAAACCGCATGGCAGTCGATTTTTACCAAGTATCAGAAGAAGCTGTTAAGGATAGGATTTACACCGCTGTGGAGGAATTTTTAGATGATTGA
- a CDS encoding DUF3042 family protein: protein MAKGFGKGFLTGVLSTVALAAGAVFTVHKTIIEPEEKKEAFIEENRKKAARKRVAH, encoded by the coding sequence ATGGCTAAAGGTTTTGGTAAAGGTTTCTTGACAGGTGTTCTTTCTACAGTTGCTCTTGCAGCAGGCGCAGTCTTCACTGTTCACAAAACAATCATTGAACCAGAAGAAAAGAAAGAAGCTTTCATTGAGGAAAATCGTAAAAAAGCTGCTCGTAAACGTGTGGCACATTAA
- a CDS encoding MFS transporter, whose product MKKQSPFIIAGIVMLGVVMRAPFTALPAILIDVAAGLRVEVSSLGILTSIPLIMFALCSSLAPRLAAKFGMEKLMGLVLLVMVLGSGMRVLNLPALYIGTMLVGATIAFINVLLPSLVAANFPKKIGLYTTIYITLMGVAATVASMIAVPIVSSSSWEFFILLITGLVFMAFLIWLPNVKNNHRFASENQGNQKSSIWKNKAAIAFLIFGGLQSVLYYTEITWLPTISQSVGFSKAEAGLMAGFFNMTAIPMSMIIPAVLSRQTKEMRRNIMLAISSVTLLGLFMMSLIPTNLILWSALHIILSFSNAALFPYMMLSFTLKTSNSQATAQLSGMVQTGGYLIAAFGPGLLGYSYPIFGNWMPLILALAIVTLAMMWTIVLIEREDIIL is encoded by the coding sequence ATGAAAAAACAATCACCATTTATAATTGCAGGAATCGTCATGCTAGGGGTCGTGATGCGTGCCCCCTTTACAGCTTTGCCTGCTATTTTGATAGATGTGGCAGCAGGACTGAGAGTAGAAGTGAGTTCATTAGGAATTTTAACCTCTATTCCGCTCATCATGTTTGCTCTCTGTTCATCCTTAGCACCGCGTCTTGCGGCTAAGTTTGGCATGGAAAAACTAATGGGCCTAGTCTTACTGGTTATGGTGCTGGGTTCAGGAATGCGAGTTCTCAACTTACCAGCCCTTTACATTGGTACAATGCTTGTTGGTGCTACAATAGCATTTATTAATGTTTTGCTACCAAGTTTGGTTGCGGCTAATTTTCCAAAGAAAATTGGTCTGTATACGACGATTTATATCACTCTCATGGGGGTGGCGGCAACAGTTGCATCTATGATTGCTGTTCCAATTGTATCCTCTAGTTCTTGGGAATTTTTTATTCTATTAATTACAGGATTGGTGTTTATGGCTTTCCTGATCTGGTTGCCTAATGTAAAAAATAACCATCGATTTGCAAGTGAGAACCAAGGAAACCAGAAATCATCTATCTGGAAAAATAAAGCAGCGATTGCCTTTTTGATATTTGGTGGGCTACAATCAGTCCTCTACTATACAGAGATTACCTGGTTGCCAACTATTTCTCAATCAGTTGGCTTTAGTAAGGCAGAAGCAGGGCTAATGGCTGGTTTCTTCAATATGACAGCTATTCCCATGTCTATGATTATCCCAGCTGTTCTTTCTCGTCAGACAAAAGAAATGCGTCGAAATATCATGCTGGCTATTTCATCTGTTACCTTACTTGGTTTGTTCATGATGTCATTGATTCCGACCAATCTCATTCTTTGGTCAGCACTTCACATTATTTTAAGTTTTTCAAATGCAGCCCTCTTCCCTTATATGATGTTGAGCTTTACTTTGAAAACAAGCAACAGCCAGGCTACTGCCCAGTTATCAGGAATGGTGCAGACAGGTGGCTATCTCATTGCAGCATTTGGACCAGGCCTTCTCGGTTACAGCTATCCAATCTTCGGAAACTGGATGCCATTGATTCTTGCTCTGGCTATCGTCACACTTGCCATGATGTGGACTATTGTTCTCATTGAAAGAGAAGATATTATCTTATAA
- a CDS encoding cobalamin-independent methionine synthase II family protein, with product MTTSRFQLVGSLLRPANLGEFKRQIEAREDIKYPFYDDFDGYKETEASLIQKIVAEQKENGLDIVTDGEFGRSMWHLDFLWGFDGIERYIAEHGYPFKDHDGQIFETRKDIGLRITAPLSAKNHHFIDIFKQVKELAGETVTKQTIFGPAHAFNELTIFNGQVGPNQVYKTRDELKVGLIAAYKEFLDQYKEAGGQIVQFDDCLWELFDPANPVPFLPQDDSEALAALADEFVAINNAVIDYGHEIGLTVWTHNCRGNYESRSAAGGTYEAIAEKFLRDQKYDRFFLEWDDERAGDLKALESLRDKNVEVVLGLLSSKTSDLDDEERVYKLLEEASKIIPKERLYLSHQCGFASCDSGNELAIPQQWAKIKQGQEIAEKFWS from the coding sequence ATGACAACTTCAAGATTCCAATTAGTCGGTTCACTTCTTCGACCAGCAAACTTAGGAGAATTTAAACGACAAATCGAAGCTCGTGAAGACATCAAATACCCATTCTATGATGACTTCGATGGTTACAAAGAAACTGAAGCTTCACTCATCCAAAAAATTGTTGCAGAACAAAAAGAAAACGGTTTGGATATTGTGACAGATGGAGAATTTGGTCGTTCAATGTGGCACCTAGATTTTCTCTGGGGCTTCGACGGTATCGAGCGTTACATTGCTGAGCATGGTTATCCATTTAAAGACCATGATGGACAGATTTTTGAAACACGTAAGGATATTGGATTGCGTATTACTGCTCCACTTTCTGCAAAAAATCACCATTTCATTGATATTTTCAAACAAGTGAAAGAATTAGCAGGAGAAACTGTAACCAAACAAACTATTTTCGGTCCAGCCCATGCCTTTAATGAATTGACAATTTTCAATGGACAAGTTGGACCAAATCAGGTCTACAAGACTCGTGATGAATTAAAAGTCGGGCTCATCGCTGCCTATAAGGAATTTTTAGACCAGTACAAGGAAGCTGGTGGACAAATCGTTCAATTTGATGACTGCCTTTGGGAATTATTTGACCCTGCTAACCCTGTACCTTTCTTGCCACAAGACGATTCTGAAGCATTGGCCGCTTTGGCTGACGAGTTTGTTGCTATCAATAATGCTGTTATTGATTACGGACATGAAATTGGCTTGACCGTCTGGACGCACAACTGCCGTGGTAACTATGAAAGCCGCTCTGCAGCTGGCGGAACTTACGAAGCTATTGCCGAAAAATTCCTGCGTGACCAAAAATACGATCGATTCTTCCTTGAGTGGGATGATGAACGTGCAGGTGATTTAAAAGCTTTGGAAAGCTTGCGTGACAAGAATGTCGAAGTCGTTCTTGGTCTACTTTCAAGTAAAACTTCTGATTTGGATGATGAAGAACGTGTTTACAAATTACTCGAGGAAGCAAGCAAGATTATTCCAAAAGAGCGTCTCTACTTGTCACATCAATGTGGATTCGCTTCATGTGATTCAGGTAATGAATTGGCCATCCCGCAACAGTGGGCAAAAATTAAACAAGGCCAAGAAATTGCAGAGAAGTTTTGGTCTTAA